A region of uncultured Draconibacterium sp. DNA encodes the following proteins:
- a CDS encoding zinc ribbon domain-containing protein — MSQTQCPKCRNAIVPNDKFCPHCGENLEKIAVSKEQNKACSQCGKMNNAEAVFCEHCGSKLSEEQTSQQPKKPEPHKIVSKGAYSGKMNTGKSKLLKRLIIAAIIVVVIAVFAIIIWFQVDDNAEDKLKEALRIPGTIVIVGLAIYVAIFGKSKKGRTRGGYDDDDYDDDDYDDGGDDGDDDD, encoded by the coding sequence ATGAGCCAAACTCAATGCCCAAAGTGTCGCAATGCGATAGTACCAAACGATAAGTTTTGTCCTCATTGTGGCGAAAATCTTGAAAAAATTGCTGTTTCCAAAGAACAAAACAAAGCCTGTTCGCAGTGTGGTAAAATGAATAATGCTGAGGCTGTATTTTGTGAACATTGTGGATCAAAGCTTTCAGAAGAACAAACCAGTCAACAACCTAAAAAGCCGGAACCCCATAAAATCGTATCAAAAGGGGCGTATTCTGGAAAAATGAATACCGGAAAGTCAAAGCTGCTAAAGCGATTGATTATTGCTGCTATCATCGTTGTAGTTATCGCTGTGTTTGCAATTATAATCTGGTTTCAGGTTGATGATAATGCTGAAGATAAGTTAAAAGAAGCACTTCGTATTCCGGGAACCATTGTGATTGTCGGACTTGCGATTTACGTAGCTATTTTCGGTAAATCGAAAAAGGGAAGAACCAGAGGCGGATATGATGATGACGATTACGATGATGATGACTATGACGACGGTGGTGATGATGGCGACGACGACGATTAA
- a CDS encoding AIM24 family protein: MAFCSNCGNEIKPGVAFCGNCGNSIGAAASQPVPPQAGKVTFDVLNRERLNMVKVELENAAFRYEAGAMHYMQGNLELETNVPGVGKMFKSMITKEKIIKPVISGTGKVFLTPSFGEFTILELDNDEWILDQGAYYASEMNVEMGAYTNRAISAMFSGEKWFQTVVAGTGKVVITSAGPLEEITLNNDKLVVDGRFAVARTSGVDLKVTKATRGIFSTVLSGEGLVNTFSGTGKVLIAPVDNYFNTLIHTIRNIDYKIQSLNKG; the protein is encoded by the coding sequence ATGGCATTCTGTTCAAACTGTGGAAATGAAATTAAACCCGGAGTAGCATTTTGCGGCAACTGCGGAAATAGCATTGGTGCAGCGGCATCACAACCTGTTCCTCCACAGGCAGGAAAAGTAACTTTTGATGTTTTAAACCGCGAGCGTTTAAACATGGTAAAAGTAGAACTCGAAAACGCAGCATTTCGTTACGAGGCCGGTGCAATGCATTATATGCAGGGAAATCTGGAGCTGGAGACAAATGTGCCGGGTGTAGGCAAAATGTTTAAATCGATGATTACCAAAGAAAAAATTATAAAACCCGTAATCAGCGGTACCGGCAAGGTTTTTCTTACTCCATCGTTTGGTGAGTTTACCATATTGGAATTGGATAACGATGAGTGGATACTCGATCAGGGCGCTTATTATGCCTCTGAAATGAATGTTGAAATGGGAGCTTACACCAACCGTGCTATTAGCGCCATGTTTTCGGGTGAAAAATGGTTCCAAACAGTTGTGGCTGGTACCGGAAAAGTTGTCATTACATCTGCAGGTCCCCTCGAAGAAATAACATTAAACAACGATAAACTGGTTGTTGATGGACGTTTTGCGGTTGCCCGAACCTCCGGAGTCGATTTAAAAGTTACCAAAGCTACACGTGGAATTTTTTCTACCGTACTATCCGGCGAGGGTCTGGTTAATACCTTCTCCGGAACAGGTAAGGTTCTGATTGCTCCGGTTGATAATTATTTCAATACCTTAATTCATACCATTCGAAATATTGATTATAAAATTCAAAGCCTTAATAAAGGATAA
- a CDS encoding tetratricopeptide repeat protein, whose protein sequence is MIKFVRIASFFIAVVITVFSIFLIDSEKELTDAQLAYQSGDMDQAMRKARRANRAFSDEQRKVSAFYVQAKAANQMNWTEKSKDYLDELLSLQPDHVSGLLFRGEIEVELGDNTNALQDMNRGLELAQEKISDNSVAYALSKRGLAYLALNQVENAEDDAQKAIQLSKKLPEAYDLLSRVMEQKEDYEAAVEACETAYNLLNEKDRYAVVSPEGRQLSDRLVDLKIKHLQSKKVIRSAN, encoded by the coding sequence ATGATAAAATTTGTACGCATAGCATCTTTTTTTATTGCAGTAGTAATTACTGTCTTTAGTATTTTCCTGATCGACTCGGAGAAGGAACTTACCGATGCCCAATTAGCTTATCAAAGCGGCGATATGGATCAGGCAATGCGGAAAGCAAGGCGAGCAAACCGGGCATTTTCTGATGAGCAAAGAAAGGTAAGTGCTTTTTATGTACAGGCTAAAGCAGCTAACCAAATGAACTGGACAGAGAAATCGAAAGATTATCTTGATGAATTGTTGAGCCTGCAACCCGATCATGTCAGTGGATTATTATTTCGAGGAGAAATTGAGGTTGAACTGGGAGATAATACAAATGCACTACAAGATATGAATAGAGGGCTTGAGCTTGCTCAAGAAAAGATTTCTGATAACTCAGTAGCCTATGCTCTTTCGAAGCGGGGACTTGCATATTTGGCATTAAATCAGGTGGAAAATGCTGAAGATGATGCCCAAAAAGCGATACAACTTTCGAAAAAGTTACCGGAAGCTTACGATCTTTTGAGTAGGGTTATGGAACAAAAAGAAGATTACGAAGCAGCGGTTGAAGCATGTGAAACTGCTTATAATTTGTTGAATGAAAAAGACAGGTATGCCGTTGTTTCTCCGGAGGGAAGGCAGCTCTCAGATCGTTTGGTCGATTTAAAAATAAAACATTTGCAGTCGAAAAAGGTAATCAGATCAGCCAATTAA
- a CDS encoding zinc-ribbon domain-containing protein, with the protein MPFCMQCGNELSAGARFCGKCGKDQLAGQNQCPNCGKELEENEKFCAGCGTPVGASAEPRPEPQKQTPPEHKEEKFTKEGRKIISGGPKSALNKQVSPPTPPINTQPKKKKGCRGCAISSIIILAVLVVLIMLLYNRVSDWWHNYKAEQGIELNTEGVDGIVDIEEGDVGHLPENRNEQQNNSQSNPSAPAIQKNSEAKDLKTICDEVEEAFVNADAEKIKSLLTDQSKTNYANLLDDIEPYLKEYANCFKTKKLIAADDYFALYSLKDENGTELTVEFALSESGDWKLVRF; encoded by the coding sequence ATGCCATTCTGTATGCAATGTGGAAACGAACTTTCGGCAGGAGCGCGCTTTTGCGGGAAGTGCGGGAAAGACCAATTAGCAGGCCAAAACCAGTGCCCAAACTGTGGGAAGGAGCTGGAAGAAAATGAGAAATTCTGTGCCGGTTGTGGAACGCCTGTAGGCGCTTCTGCTGAGCCCAGACCAGAGCCTCAAAAACAGACTCCGCCCGAACACAAGGAAGAGAAATTTACCAAAGAAGGTCGGAAAATAATAAGTGGAGGCCCTAAATCAGCCCTGAACAAACAAGTCTCTCCGCCTACACCGCCGATTAATACCCAGCCCAAAAAGAAAAAGGGATGTCGAGGATGTGCCATTTCAAGCATAATTATTTTGGCAGTCCTGGTTGTGCTTATCATGTTATTATACAACCGGGTTTCTGATTGGTGGCACAATTATAAAGCCGAGCAAGGTATTGAATTGAATACCGAAGGTGTTGATGGTATAGTAGATATTGAAGAAGGAGATGTGGGTCATTTGCCGGAGAACAGAAATGAACAGCAAAATAATTCCCAATCAAATCCATCAGCACCTGCAATTCAAAAAAATTCAGAAGCAAAAGATTTGAAGACAATTTGTGACGAAGTGGAAGAAGCATTTGTCAATGCTGACGCAGAAAAAATAAAATCCCTTTTAACGGACCAAAGTAAAACAAACTATGCAAATCTTCTTGATGACATTGAACCTTACTTAAAAGAATATGCAAATTGTTTTAAGACGAAAAAGCTAATTGCTGCTGACGATTATTTCGCTCTTTATTCTTTAAAAGATGAAAACGGAACTGAATTAACAGTTGAATTTGCCCTTTCAGAATCAGGAGATTGGAAATTAGTAAGGTTTTAA
- a CDS encoding TIM barrel protein: protein MERRNFIRNTVAGSLAFSGISGIASAATPDSKVSNSAKFKLKYAPGLGTFREHVGEDPIENLKFIADQGFTAFFDNGLMWKPAEMQEKIGNEAARLGLDIGPFIVYADHGAKYGVTDDPEVTKMLVDKTEEALNVQKRTGAKTGLITFGIYDEKMDWDYQTINVINHMRACCVVAGKSGLDLVMEPLNHQVDHPKLFLTKMAQAKMICVAVNHPSCKIVDDLYHQQITEGNLIMNMDICWDYIGAFHCGDNPGRKEPGTGEINFVNIFKHMYDKGYNGTICAEHGKSIPGKEGETAFIEAYRKADSFDV from the coding sequence ATGGAAAGACGAAATTTTATTCGAAACACAGTAGCGGGCAGCCTGGCATTTAGCGGTATTTCCGGAATTGCAAGTGCAGCAACACCAGATTCAAAAGTGTCAAATTCCGCTAAATTTAAGCTGAAATACGCGCCGGGGCTTGGAACCTTCCGCGAGCATGTAGGCGAAGATCCGATTGAAAACCTGAAATTTATTGCCGACCAGGGTTTCACTGCATTTTTTGACAATGGACTGATGTGGAAACCTGCTGAAATGCAGGAAAAGATTGGTAACGAAGCAGCGCGGCTAGGCCTCGATATTGGCCCGTTTATCGTTTATGCCGATCACGGTGCCAAATACGGTGTTACTGACGATCCTGAAGTAACTAAAATGTTGGTAGATAAAACCGAAGAAGCACTTAATGTACAAAAAAGAACAGGTGCAAAAACAGGATTGATAACGTTCGGTATATACGACGAAAAAATGGATTGGGATTATCAAACCATTAATGTAATTAATCATATGCGCGCTTGTTGTGTTGTTGCCGGAAAAAGCGGACTGGATTTGGTTATGGAACCACTAAATCACCAGGTCGACCATCCGAAATTATTCCTTACAAAAATGGCACAGGCAAAAATGATTTGTGTTGCCGTTAATCATCCAAGCTGCAAAATTGTTGACGATCTGTATCACCAGCAAATTACCGAGGGCAACCTCATTATGAATATGGATATCTGCTGGGATTATATTGGCGCGTTTCACTGTGGCGACAACCCCGGACGTAAAGAACCCGGAACCGGAGAGATTAACTTTGTCAATATCTTCAAACATATGTACGACAAAGGCTACAACGGAACAATTTGTGCCGAACATGGTAAAAGTATTCCCGGAAAAGAAGGCGAAACAGCTTTTATTGAAGCGTACCGGAAGGCCGATTCTTTTGACGTTTAA
- a CDS encoding sulfatase, which yields MKNKRNVMSNKIIFLLLITITLFSCGPKKQEVSKPNVLFILVDDYGYTDCSVMGSKYYETPNIDRIANEGMLFTDGYAACQVCSPSRASILSGKFPARHGITDWIGAKTGEEWSNTGRATKLLPPEYVHHLQHSYTTLPEALKEAGYTTFFAGKWHLGEKGSWPEDHGFDINKGGWDAGSPNGGYYAPWINPNLESGPDGENLTMRLAKETVHFIQENKDTTFFAYLSFYAVHGPIQTTQEKWAKYRDKAEEIGIAETGFEMGHFLPIRQHQDNPVYAGLVESTDDAVGYVLDALDELGLADNTIICFTGDNGGVAAGDAFATSNKPLRGGKGYQFEGGIREPFFIKVPELGNGQTCNTPVTGTDFYPTILELCGAELKPEEHKDGVSLVPLLKGESLAERPLIWHYPHYGNQGGEPSSIIRLGDWKLIHYYEDGHEELYNLKNDLSETNDLAAENSEKVEALSKQLFDMLDEMGARYPTQDPTWTAEREKAHLQNVIDKRWPALEKERLWMLSEDFDPGNDWWGSKITID from the coding sequence ATGAAGAATAAGCGGAATGTTATGAGCAACAAGATCATATTTCTGTTACTAATTACGATTACATTGTTTTCGTGTGGGCCAAAAAAACAAGAGGTTTCAAAACCCAATGTTCTTTTTATTCTGGTTGACGATTATGGCTACACCGATTGCAGTGTAATGGGCAGTAAGTATTACGAAACGCCCAACATCGATCGGATTGCTAACGAAGGGATGCTGTTTACCGACGGCTATGCAGCTTGCCAGGTTTGCAGCCCTTCGCGGGCCAGTATTTTAAGCGGAAAATTCCCGGCCCGGCATGGAATTACCGACTGGATTGGCGCAAAAACAGGTGAAGAATGGAGTAATACAGGCCGGGCCACAAAACTGCTCCCACCGGAGTATGTCCATCATCTTCAGCACAGCTACACCACATTGCCCGAAGCATTGAAGGAAGCAGGCTATACCACTTTTTTTGCCGGCAAATGGCATTTGGGCGAAAAAGGATCGTGGCCAGAAGATCATGGTTTCGACATCAACAAAGGCGGCTGGGATGCTGGAAGTCCAAATGGCGGATACTATGCTCCATGGATAAATCCAAATTTGGAAAGTGGCCCCGATGGCGAGAACCTCACCATGCGTTTGGCAAAAGAAACCGTCCACTTTATACAAGAAAATAAAGACACAACATTCTTTGCCTACCTATCGTTTTATGCCGTTCACGGTCCCATACAAACCACACAGGAGAAATGGGCAAAATACCGCGATAAAGCTGAAGAAATAGGAATAGCAGAAACCGGATTTGAAATGGGCCATTTTCTGCCGATCCGCCAACATCAGGACAACCCGGTTTATGCCGGCCTGGTTGAAAGCACCGACGATGCAGTTGGTTATGTACTGGATGCCCTGGACGAATTGGGCCTGGCAGATAATACCATAATCTGTTTTACCGGCGATAATGGTGGCGTGGCGGCCGGTGATGCTTTTGCCACCTCGAATAAACCTTTGCGTGGCGGTAAAGGTTATCAGTTTGAAGGTGGAATTCGCGAACCTTTTTTTATCAAAGTTCCAGAACTGGGGAACGGACAAACGTGCAACACTCCAGTTACCGGAACCGATTTCTACCCAACAATTCTCGAACTTTGTGGCGCCGAATTAAAACCGGAAGAACACAAAGATGGAGTGAGTCTTGTTCCGCTTTTAAAAGGCGAATCACTTGCCGAACGCCCCTTAATCTGGCATTACCCGCATTACGGGAACCAGGGTGGCGAACCATCATCAATTATCCGGTTGGGCGACTGGAAACTTATTCATTATTACGAAGACGGCCATGAGGAACTGTACAATTTGAAAAATGATTTAAGCGAAACGAATGATCTGGCAGCTGAAAATTCTGAAAAGGTGGAGGCATTGAGTAAGCAACTTTTTGACATGCTGGACGAAATGGGCGCTCGATATCCAACGCAAGATCCAACATGGACAGCAGAGCGCGAAAAAGCACACCTACAAAATGTTATCGACAAAAGATGGCCGGCACTGGAAAAAGAACGGCTTTGGATGCTCTCAGAAGATTTTGATCCGGGAAACGACTGGTGGGGAAGTAAAATCACTATTGACTAA
- a CDS encoding arylsulfatase, giving the protein MRKLILPTIFSLLLLACQQNTKTSDTQPTRPNIIYILADDLGYGDLSCYGQTHFSTPNIDKLAENGMQFTQHYSGSTVCAPSRSALMTGQHTGHTPVRGNKEWQPEGQYPMAASAITIAEALKEAGYTTGAFGKWGLGYPGSEGDPNMQGFDEFFGYNCQRMGHNYYPYHLWHNQEKIVLEGNSGKKTEAYGPELIHNEAIRFIENNKDQPFFMYYPSIIPHAELFAPEEYIAKYRGKFEPEKAYKGVDDGERYKQGGYGSQAEAHAAFAAMVDYLDMQVGEIVAKLKELGIYENTLIIFTSDNGPHLEGGADPDYFNSNGPLKGYKRDLYEGGIRTPMIAVWDGKIAASSSSDHISAFWDVFPTVAELTNISTPDSIDGISFLPTLLGEEQSAQHDYLYWEFHELKGRQAVRKGDWKLVRYNVFTPEKTTTELYNLATDVGEENNVAGDHPELVEELSALIEKSHTKSDLFKFGNEE; this is encoded by the coding sequence ATGAGAAAACTAATTTTACCAACTATTTTTAGCTTACTGCTGCTGGCTTGTCAGCAAAACACAAAAACGAGTGATACGCAGCCAACAAGGCCAAATATTATTTACATTCTGGCCGACGACCTGGGTTATGGCGACCTGAGTTGTTATGGACAAACGCATTTTTCAACACCAAATATCGATAAACTGGCCGAAAACGGCATGCAGTTTACCCAGCACTATTCGGGCTCAACGGTTTGTGCTCCTTCGCGCTCGGCCTTAATGACCGGGCAACACACCGGGCACACTCCCGTTAGAGGCAACAAAGAGTGGCAGCCCGAAGGACAATATCCCATGGCAGCCAGTGCAATTACCATTGCAGAAGCGCTAAAAGAAGCCGGCTACACAACCGGTGCTTTTGGCAAGTGGGGATTGGGTTATCCGGGTTCGGAAGGCGACCCAAACATGCAGGGATTCGATGAATTTTTTGGATACAACTGCCAGCGAATGGGACACAATTATTACCCTTATCATCTGTGGCATAACCAGGAAAAAATTGTTCTTGAAGGTAATTCAGGTAAAAAAACGGAAGCTTACGGACCGGAACTGATCCACAACGAAGCGATTCGTTTTATCGAAAACAACAAAGACCAACCGTTTTTCATGTACTATCCGTCAATTATTCCGCATGCCGAGTTGTTTGCTCCTGAAGAGTACATTGCCAAATACCGCGGAAAATTTGAGCCCGAAAAAGCTTACAAAGGAGTTGATGATGGTGAACGCTATAAACAAGGCGGATACGGTTCGCAAGCAGAGGCACACGCAGCATTTGCAGCAATGGTTGACTACCTGGACATGCAGGTTGGCGAAATCGTTGCCAAACTGAAAGAACTGGGAATTTACGAAAACACCTTGATCATATTTACGTCGGATAACGGTCCGCATTTGGAAGGTGGAGCCGATCCGGATTATTTCAACTCAAACGGACCGTTAAAAGGTTATAAACGCGACTTATACGAAGGTGGAATCAGGACACCAATGATTGCGGTATGGGACGGAAAAATTGCAGCCAGCAGTTCGTCTGATCACATTTCTGCTTTTTGGGATGTATTTCCCACCGTGGCTGAACTTACCAACATTTCTACTCCCGATTCAATTGACGGAATTTCGTTTTTACCCACGCTGCTTGGCGAAGAACAATCGGCTCAGCACGATTATTTATACTGGGAATTCCATGAATTGAAAGGCCGACAAGCAGTTCGAAAAGGCGACTGGAAACTGGTGCGCTACAACGTTTTCACACCCGAAAAAACAACAACCGAATTATACAACCTGGCCACGGATGTGGGTGAAGAGAACAATGTGGCCGGCGACCATCCTGAATTGGTTGAGGAGCTAAGTGCTCTAATCGAAAAATCACATACTAAATCTGATCTTTTCAAATTCGGAAATGAAGAATAA
- a CDS encoding zinc ribbon domain-containing protein produces MKYCNKCGKPVSPDDKFCQHCGALIENEAPVTKKSKSVVSEKITGDSILKWVLVTVVIGVVIGWVRYWIGYYVLIQGVIVGFLISGIVKSIAGQQTEALANVRSKMAIVLFLVFMCAQSIGFGLAQPVFDPFNWLGRVWSGDTTESVFAIFSRAGVTHHTFSEGLSGGFWLLLSGIDLFFMFFFILITLPLPTSNRKS; encoded by the coding sequence ATGAAATATTGTAATAAATGTGGCAAACCTGTTTCACCTGACGACAAATTCTGTCAACACTGTGGAGCGCTCATTGAAAATGAAGCACCGGTTACAAAAAAATCAAAATCCGTGGTTTCAGAAAAAATTACAGGAGATAGCATTCTGAAATGGGTTTTAGTTACTGTTGTAATCGGTGTTGTTATTGGCTGGGTACGATACTGGATAGGGTACTATGTACTAATACAGGGAGTAATAGTTGGATTTCTTATTTCAGGTATAGTTAAATCAATAGCCGGACAACAAACTGAAGCCCTTGCTAATGTGAGATCGAAAATGGCCATAGTTCTGTTCCTTGTTTTTATGTGCGCTCAGTCAATTGGATTTGGATTGGCACAACCTGTTTTTGACCCCTTTAACTGGCTTGGCAGGGTTTGGTCAGGCGATACTACTGAATCGGTTTTTGCCATATTTTCAAGGGCCGGAGTAACGCATCATACTTTTTCCGAAGGTTTGAGCGGAGGCTTTTGGTTGCTGCTATCGGGCATCGACCTGTTTTTTATGTTCTTTTTTATACTGATAACTTTACCATTGCCCACTTCAAATAGAAAATCATGA
- a CDS encoding zinc-ribbon domain-containing protein: MSFCTNCGNELAAGARFCGTCGKEQVADKTQCSKCGKELDEFEKFCSGCGIPITAKNKPEKETKKPANQQPKEEKFTKEGRKIITGGPKAVQPKKAPAKQAPKNTIKKKKRSPLGCFFRTFFILIAIVFGAALLIIVVNVLFVDEDGADVNSEMRVEKEVNDGLSDTNIPGIVDFKKGDVSHLPENRNKTAQKDATGTKKIVLDPNDNSSADKYRYGIDVDPDPYKALDYYEHLVSKGDPNAMVQLADYYEQGIWVEKNTKKATELLKRAAEYGSVQADWELEYLRKNRKN, translated from the coding sequence ATGTCATTCTGTACAAATTGCGGAAATGAACTTGCCGCCGGAGCCCGTTTTTGCGGCACATGCGGAAAGGAACAAGTAGCAGATAAAACCCAGTGTTCCAAATGCGGAAAAGAACTGGATGAATTTGAAAAATTCTGCTCGGGTTGTGGAATTCCTATTACCGCAAAAAATAAGCCCGAAAAAGAAACTAAAAAACCTGCAAACCAACAACCGAAAGAAGAAAAATTTACCAAAGAAGGCCGGAAAATAATAACCGGTGGACCCAAAGCGGTGCAGCCTAAAAAAGCTCCTGCGAAACAAGCACCAAAGAATACAATCAAAAAGAAAAAACGAAGTCCGCTGGGGTGTTTTTTTCGTACATTTTTTATTCTTATTGCCATAGTTTTTGGTGCGGCCCTGCTAATAATTGTTGTAAACGTACTATTTGTTGATGAAGATGGAGCAGATGTTAATAGTGAGATGCGTGTTGAGAAGGAGGTTAATGACGGCTTGTCGGATACAAATATTCCCGGAATAGTAGATTTTAAGAAAGGAGATGTAAGTCATCTTCCTGAAAACAGAAACAAAACAGCCCAAAAGGATGCCACAGGCACGAAAAAGATTGTATTAGATCCAAACGACAATAGCAGTGCCGATAAATACCGCTATGGAATTGATGTCGATCCAGATCCTTACAAAGCTCTTGACTATTACGAACATTTGGTTTCTAAAGGAGATCCGAATGCAATGGTTCAGTTGGCCGACTACTATGAACAGGGAATTTGGGTAGAAAAGAACACAAAAAAAGCAACAGAGTTGCTGAAAAGAGCAGCTGAATACGGTTCTGTTCAAGCAGATTGGGAACTGGAGTACTTAAGGAAAAACAGGAAAAATTAA
- a CDS encoding helix-turn-helix transcriptional regulator, with translation MIHTIALLSPIYITLFWGIIFLTKKKSDNAPRWILGLFLIFACFLYICHAIFFSKLYHLYAFFEGIYLYTGLSLYPLFYTYILKLTTQRFKSPWYLFHFIPGILFGVVSLILTLTLSPEQRIYYVKHILIETNLKAINFSTLPGIKGWIFLVSRIVFIVQTIVYLILIIQLSNKHNKTINQYFSNTEGKNMNWVRNLSIIAFAVSIAAIVFALMGRSYFIHHNLSLLIPSVFFTIIFFLVGYKGNMQREIFERLYEPEENNSNEEIADSTENDLKTRLIKLFEHDKIHQVNNLRISTVCESLLTNRTYISKLINEEFEMNFNEFVNKYRVEEAKQLLLSHENDKFTMEYIAQQAGFGSVASFSRVFKEIEGITPGKYREKHSTHAK, from the coding sequence ATGATTCACACTATTGCTCTATTATCTCCTATTTACATTACCTTATTTTGGGGCATAATATTTTTAACAAAGAAAAAATCAGATAACGCTCCACGTTGGATACTTGGCCTGTTTTTAATTTTTGCTTGCTTTTTATATATATGTCATGCCATATTCTTTTCGAAATTGTATCACCTTTATGCTTTTTTCGAAGGTATTTATCTGTATACCGGCCTTTCGCTCTACCCTCTTTTTTACACTTATATTTTAAAACTAACCACCCAGCGTTTTAAATCACCGTGGTATTTATTTCACTTTATACCCGGCATTCTTTTTGGGGTAGTTTCGCTGATACTAACGCTTACACTATCGCCCGAACAACGCATATACTACGTTAAGCACATTCTCATCGAAACAAACCTGAAAGCCATAAATTTTAGTACTTTACCCGGTATAAAAGGATGGATTTTTCTGGTAAGCCGAATCGTTTTTATTGTTCAAACAATCGTTTATCTGATCCTGATTATTCAGCTGTCTAATAAACACAACAAAACCATTAACCAATATTTTTCGAATACCGAAGGTAAAAACATGAACTGGGTACGTAACCTGAGTATCATTGCCTTTGCCGTATCGATTGCAGCTATTGTTTTTGCGTTAATGGGAAGGAGTTATTTTATACACCATAACCTTTCGCTTCTAATTCCTTCCGTTTTTTTTACCATCATATTTTTTCTGGTCGGATACAAAGGAAATATGCAGCGAGAGATCTTCGAGCGACTGTACGAACCAGAGGAAAACAATTCGAATGAAGAGATTGCGGACTCCACTGAAAATGATTTAAAAACACGCCTTATAAAACTATTCGAACACGACAAAATCCACCAGGTTAACAATTTGAGAATAAGCACTGTTTGCGAATCACTACTTACCAACCGCACCTACATTTCGAAATTGATTAACGAAGAATTTGAGATGAATTTTAACGAGTTTGTAAACAAATACCGGGTGGAAGAGGCCAAACAACTGTTACTTTCCCATGAAAACGACAAATTCACCATGGAATATATTGCCCAGCAAGCCGGTTTTGGTTCGGTTGCATCATTTTCGCGGGTGTTTAAAGAAATTGAAGGAATAACTCCGGGTAAATATCGCGAAAAACATAGTACACACGCTAAGTAA